In the genome of Desulfobacteraceae bacterium, the window CATTTTTTCGGGGCCGTCGTGATCCTGGGGGAGTTGTACGGCGGCCGTTTGCCGCGAGCGGGCGGCGTCATCAGCTTGGTGGGCGCCGGCGGCAAAACGACCCTGATGTTCCGCATCGCCAGGGAACTGGCGGCCGCCGGTGAAACTGTGCTGACCACCACCACCACCCGGATCTGCCGTCCCGAAGCGGCCCAGTCCGCGCACGTGATCGTCGCTGCCAGACCGTCCGCGGCGCTGCCGGTGCTGGCCTACAGGCTGCGGCGGAGCCGGCATGTCACCGCGGCGGCGGGCTGCATCCCGGAGGGTGACAAACTCGCCGGGTACCCGCCTGAAAGCGTCGATGCCTTCCGCGCTGCCGGGCTTTTTCGCTGGATCCTGGTGGAGGCCGACGGGGCCGCCCGGCGGCCGCTCAAGGCCCCGGCCGCGCACGAGCCGGTCATCCCGGCTTGCAGCGACTGGGTTGTCGCCGTGGCGGGCATGGCGGCGGTGGGCCGGCCGCTGGATCCGCGCTGGGTCTTTCGCCCGGAGCGCTTCGGCGCTCTCGCCGGGGTTGCGGCCCGGGAGCCGGTGACCCCCGATGCAATCGCCACCGTCCTGCTGCATCCCCAGGGCATGATGAAGGGGCTTGGATTGAAGGCCGCGCGCTGCGTTTTCCTCAACCAGCTCGATCTGCCCGGCGCGGCCGAAGCCGCCCGCACCGTTTGCGCCGCCCTGGCGCGCTCCATCTACAAGCCTGTCGACCGGATTCTGATCGGTTCGGCGGCTGAAAACGGCACTGTCGCCCCGGCCGAAGGCTGCTGACCGCTGACGCTGAACGCCACTCGCGCTGCCTTTTGCGGCAGCGTGATGCCGACCTTTGCGAGGCACCCGCATGCAGCTCGACGGTCGCCGCTACCGGCTGTTCGAAAAAAGCGCCGCGAAGCAGCGCCTAAAATATACAATAAACTTTACATTGAAATTTACATTATGCCATCCTGCAACCCCAAGGGTGATCAGCGACCATGTCGAACCAGGCAGCGCAACATTTTTATTTTGATTCCTATCAGCTCCGCAATCCCCAGACCGGCGGCTATTTTCGTTGTGTGCAAGACAACTTCGAGGAGTTGGAAAGCCTCTGGGATAACCGATACGCATCGCGGTATGGGTTCTCGCGGCCGTATGTGATGGATGTGATTTACCGCTATCAGGAGTGTGATGATTTGCATGTCGGTTTTGCGCGGTTGCGCTGCGATCAGTGCGGACATGAATATTTACTCGCCTATTCATGCAAAATGCGCCATTTTTGCCCCTCCTGTCATCAAAAAAGAGTGGTTCAATACGGGGAATGGCTGCTTTCCGACGTGCTCAAACGCATCCCCCATCGCCAGTGGGTTTTCAGTATTCCAAAAGGCTTGCGGGTCTATTTTTTTGTTTGATCGAAAATTGTTGGAAAAGCTCAGTAAATGCGCTTTTAAGGTGATCAGGGCGTATCCTGCCCATGCCGTGCCCGGTAACAATGCAGTTCCCGGGGTCAGTATTGCCATACAGACCTATGGGGATTTTCTAAATTCCAACCCTCATCTGCATGCCATTGTTTCCGATGGATGCTTTCTTGATGGCAACAGCTTTGAGGTTGCACCCGAACTCATGGGCCAGGACCTGGAAGAGGCCTTCCAATATGAAGTTTTGAAAATGCTAAAAAAGGAGGGCAAAATCAGCGATGCCATTATCGAAAACATGCTCTCCTGGCGGCATTCCGGTTTTCATGTCTACCTTGGCTCAACGATTTGGCCCGATGATGAAGAAGGCCTGGAAAACCTGGTCCGATATATCATCCGGGCGTGTTTCTCTCGGCAACGCATGGTCTACATTCCCAAAGAAGACGCATCGGACGGGATTGCCGAAGTAATTTACAGCTCCAAAAACGGTCAGAGCCAGAATACATTTGACGCCGTGGATTGGCAGGCCCAACTTGATGGTGCATGTACCGGGAAGATATGAACACACCGTCCGCTATTACGGTTACTACTCCAACAAGTCGCGGGGGTTGCGCAAAAAGGCCCGAGCCGATGATCAAATCGCCACGGTTATGCCCACTGGATATTCATCCGCGCAATTCAGGCGAAATTGGGTACGTTTGATCCAGGAAATCTATGCGGTTGATCCTCTGAAATGACCCCATCACCGATGAGTCCACTTCGCAAATTCCGCCCGTTGATTATTGGCTTCAATAATGTCTGACCCTCCTCAATCGGGCAGCCAGTTGCGCTGTGCTCAAATTATAGCAAAAACAACTTGTTTGACGGCCACCAACGCCGGGATGGCCTTTTGAAAGAGCCATAGGCCAATTACCCTATTTTTGCATTCGCATAGTGTTGTTGGTCATCAATATATTGGGTTGCCGTTGGCCTTGACAAACAATCACCTCTCTCGTGTATTTAATTTAAAAAAAACAAGTTCCTATCCCTTAGACCTTGG includes:
- the yqeC gene encoding putative selenium-dependent hydroxylase accessory protein YqeC, whose amino-acid sequence is MPRAGGVISLVGAGGKTTLMFRIARELAAAGETVLTTTTTRICRPEAAQSAHVIVAARPSAALPVLAYRLRRSRHVTAAAGCIPEGDKLAGYPPESVDAFRAAGLFRWILVEADGAARRPLKAPAAHEPVIPACSDWVVAVAGMAAVGRPLDPRWVFRPERFGALAGVAAREPVTPDAIATVLLHPQGMMKGLGLKAARCVFLNQLDLPGAAEAARTVCAALARSIYKPVDRILIGSAAENGTVAPAEGC
- a CDS encoding transposase zinc-binding domain-containing protein, whose translation is MSNQAAQHFYFDSYQLRNPQTGGYFRCVQDNFEELESLWDNRYASRYGFSRPYVMDVIYRYQECDDLHVGFARLRCDQCGHEYLLAYSCKMRHFCPSCHQKRVVQYGEWLLSDVLKRIPHRQWVFSIPKGLRVYFFV
- a CDS encoding transposase, with the translated sequence MEKLSKCAFKVIRAYPAHAVPGNNAVPGVSIAIQTYGDFLNSNPHLHAIVSDGCFLDGNSFEVAPELMGQDLEEAFQYEVLKMLKKEGKISDAIIENMLSWRHSGFHVYLGSTIWPDDEEGLENLVRYIIRACFSRQRMVYIPKEDASDGIAEVIYSSKNGQSQNTFDAVDWQAQLDGACTGKI